In Sporichthyaceae bacterium, the following are encoded in one genomic region:
- a CDS encoding acyl-CoA dehydrogenase family protein codes for MSLDPDRAELIADLRSAVRDVCTDLGGTAAVRALDPAGAGWDAKAWTVLTQQVGVGALGLPEAVDGVGGMPEILAVAEELGVHLLPVPFLTSTVMAGQILARCAGSDAVLTALAAGAETATVATVTADRTPFARSGDRISGVAQAVPDGVGATWLIAAAGDTLALVDLRRPGVRVEPVASLDLSRPAARITLDEVTARILTEDATAAVSGALPMIRLAVAAEQLGGAQACLDRTVAHVKQRRQFGRAIGSFQAVKHTLADMLVQVELARSAVDRAVQAPDDPATLAEAALVARVWCCDAYRFVSAEAVQLHGGIGFTWEHDAHLYFRRARADAAMLGTVAAAREELAALLAW; via the coding sequence GTGAGCCTCGATCCGGATCGCGCCGAGCTGATCGCCGACCTGCGCTCGGCGGTGCGCGACGTGTGTACCGACCTCGGTGGCACCGCGGCGGTTCGTGCGCTCGATCCGGCGGGTGCCGGTTGGGACGCCAAGGCGTGGACGGTGCTGACTCAGCAGGTCGGCGTTGGCGCCCTCGGCCTGCCGGAAGCTGTCGACGGCGTGGGCGGAATGCCGGAGATCCTCGCGGTGGCCGAGGAATTGGGCGTTCATCTGCTGCCGGTGCCCTTCCTCACCAGCACGGTGATGGCAGGTCAGATTCTGGCCCGGTGCGCGGGTAGCGACGCGGTGCTGACCGCGCTCGCCGCGGGCGCCGAGACGGCGACCGTCGCGACGGTCACTGCGGATCGGACCCCGTTCGCCCGCTCCGGCGACCGGATCAGCGGCGTCGCGCAGGCTGTCCCCGACGGGGTCGGCGCCACCTGGTTGATCGCGGCCGCCGGCGACACCCTGGCGCTGGTGGACCTGCGCCGGCCGGGCGTCCGCGTCGAACCGGTGGCGTCCCTGGACCTTTCGCGGCCCGCGGCGCGCATCACGCTTGATGAGGTCACGGCCCGGATTCTGACCGAGGACGCGACCGCAGCGGTGAGCGGGGCGTTGCCCATGATCCGCCTCGCGGTGGCTGCCGAACAGCTCGGTGGCGCGCAGGCCTGTCTGGACCGGACCGTCGCGCACGTGAAGCAACGGCGCCAGTTCGGCCGGGCCATCGGGAGCTTCCAGGCGGTCAAGCACACCCTGGCGGACATGCTGGTCCAGGTGGAGCTGGCCCGCTCGGCGGTGGACCGTGCGGTGCAGGCGCCCGACGATCCCGCCACGTTGGCCGAGGCCGCGCTGGTGGCCCGGGTCTGGTGCTGCGACGCGTACCGGTTCGTCAGCGCCGAGGCGGTCCAATTGCACGGGGGTATCGGTTTCACCTGGGAGCACGACGCCCACCTGTACTTCCGCCGGGCCCGCGCCGACGCCGCCATGCTCGGCACCGTGGCGGCCGCCCGCGAGGAACTCGCCGCGCTGCTCGCCTGGTAG
- a CDS encoding thiolase family protein has protein sequence MNDNDIYVVGAGIHAFGRHEGVSGADQAVVTTRAALTDAGLGWDKVDVAVGGSNTGKPDSLVARLGLTGVAFTAVRNGCATGGIALATAANALRAGQGEVAAVIGFDKHVRGAFATDPAAYGLDAWYGTTGLMVTTQYFAMRTKRYQHEHDLPDLTLAQVAVRASRNGAAHPHAWRRRELTTDEVLGAPMVSDPLTNLMFCQPDEGAVALILARGSRAFDLCPAPVRLAAVTVRTRGPGSFEVFSPWLSPQRAGSPSSAAGRDALRQAGITAADVQVAQVQDTDCGSELIHLAETGLCRDGEQVELLATGATDATGRLPVNTDGGCLANGEPIGASGLRQVHEVVRQLQGRAAGHAVPGAPRVGFTHVYGAPGVSACTVLMRSDR, from the coding sequence ATGAACGACAACGACATCTACGTCGTGGGCGCGGGCATCCACGCCTTCGGCCGACACGAGGGCGTCAGCGGCGCCGACCAGGCCGTCGTGACGACCCGCGCCGCGCTCACCGACGCCGGCCTGGGGTGGGACAAGGTCGACGTCGCGGTCGGTGGCTCCAATACCGGCAAGCCCGACTCGCTGGTCGCGCGCCTGGGGTTGACCGGCGTCGCGTTCACCGCCGTGCGCAACGGCTGCGCGACCGGCGGGATCGCGCTGGCCACCGCGGCGAACGCGTTGCGGGCCGGGCAGGGCGAGGTTGCTGCGGTGATCGGCTTCGACAAACACGTACGGGGCGCATTCGCCACCGACCCGGCGGCCTACGGGCTCGACGCCTGGTACGGCACGACCGGGCTGATGGTGACCACCCAGTATTTCGCGATGCGCACCAAGCGCTACCAGCACGAGCACGACCTGCCCGACTTGACGCTGGCTCAGGTAGCGGTGCGGGCGAGCCGGAACGGGGCTGCCCATCCGCACGCCTGGCGGCGCCGCGAGCTCACCACGGACGAGGTGCTGGGCGCCCCCATGGTCTCCGACCCGCTGACCAACCTGATGTTCTGCCAGCCCGACGAGGGCGCCGTCGCGCTGATCCTCGCCCGCGGCAGCCGGGCGTTCGACCTGTGCCCGGCACCGGTGCGACTGGCCGCGGTTACCGTGCGCACCCGCGGGCCGGGATCGTTCGAGGTGTTCAGTCCATGGCTGTCCCCCCAGCGCGCCGGCAGCCCGAGCTCCGCGGCCGGCCGGGACGCGCTGCGCCAGGCGGGCATCACCGCCGCGGACGTGCAGGTCGCCCAGGTTCAGGACACCGACTGCGGCTCCGAACTCATCCATCTCGCCGAAACCGGATTGTGCCGGGACGGGGAACAGGTCGAGTTGCTCGCGACCGGGGCGACCGACGCCACCGGTCGGCTACCGGTGAACACCGACGGTGGCTGCCTGGCCAACGGCGAACCGATCGGCGCCTCCGGGCTGCGGCAGGTACACGAGGTGGTCCGGCAATTGCAGGGCCGCGCCGCCGGCCACGCCGTGCCCGGCGCGCCACGCGTCGGCTTCACCCACGTCTACGGGGCACCCGGCGTTTCGGCGTGCACCGTGCTGATGCGGTCGGACCGATGA
- a CDS encoding SDR family oxidoreductase — MAGRTAVVTGAASGIGHATAAALAGAGMAVVLADIDGAAAKEAAARLSGDGHHAVETDVSDPASLTALFAELAAAGRDLACVVNAAGIMSGGDPWPGSDLRRMQRVLAVNGGGAITTTTLAATYPVPGERVVVNVGSAAGIRVLPPDPAYAFTKAGLLHFTRSVAAAGRGLRVNIVLPGMVRTPLLATSGRDGVADWLVKRVAGPLLTPEQVAEPIVTLVTGDHNGEAWSIELDPVDPTRSVVQVVA; from the coding sequence GTGGCCGGCAGGACCGCCGTGGTGACCGGTGCGGCAAGCGGAATCGGACACGCCACGGCGGCCGCACTGGCCGGTGCCGGGATGGCCGTGGTGCTCGCCGACATCGACGGCGCAGCGGCCAAGGAAGCCGCGGCGCGGCTGAGCGGCGACGGACACCACGCCGTCGAGACCGACGTGTCCGACCCAGCCTCCCTGACCGCCCTGTTCGCCGAGCTGGCCGCTGCGGGCCGGGACCTGGCCTGCGTGGTGAACGCCGCCGGGATCATGTCCGGCGGCGACCCGTGGCCGGGTAGCGATCTGCGCCGGATGCAGCGGGTGTTGGCCGTCAACGGCGGCGGTGCGATCACCACGACCACCCTGGCCGCGACCTACCCGGTGCCGGGTGAGCGCGTGGTGGTCAACGTCGGATCGGCCGCCGGCATCCGCGTGCTGCCGCCCGACCCGGCGTACGCCTTCACCAAGGCGGGCCTGCTGCACTTCACCCGGTCCGTGGCTGCGGCCGGCCGCGGCCTGAGGGTGAACATCGTGCTGCCGGGCATGGTCCGCACTCCCCTGCTCGCGACCAGCGGCCGGGACGGCGTCGCCGACTGGCTGGTCAAGCGGGTCGCGGGGCCGCTGCTCACCCCCGAACAGGTCGCCGAGCCGATCGTCACCCTGGTCACCGGCGACCACAACGGCGAGGCCTGGTCGATCGAACTCGATCCGGTCGATCCCACCCGGTCCGTCGTGCAGGTCGTGGCATGA
- a CDS encoding thiamine pyrophosphate-dependent dehydrogenase E1 component subunit alpha, with amino-acid sequence MTAPTTETLLSRAAAERMYELMLTTKLADDQAREETKAGRLQAAFYPVRGLEAVCAALGEVLRADDQLVSTYRNLGDALAKGVSLRAIMAELYGRLDGVSKGKGGSMHLHDTTVGFMTTTGIVGSGLPITLGLGLGAQLDGSDRVVVVTFGDGATSIGAAHEALNLAVLWQLPILFLCQNNQWGEHTPIAEYAGSTDLRARAEAYGMAAHRVDGFDLFATLDCLRDAVASVRAGGGPVFVEAMTYRLTGHTGTADFSYVPADELAAAMARDPAPVFRAWLVESGALSEGEANAVAHRAESAVADAFAFAQASPLPGPDELWTDVFATDLINWEER; translated from the coding sequence ATGACCGCCCCGACCACCGAGACGTTGCTGAGTCGCGCGGCTGCCGAGCGAATGTACGAGCTGATGCTCACCACCAAACTCGCCGACGACCAAGCGCGCGAGGAAACCAAGGCGGGACGCCTGCAGGCGGCGTTCTACCCGGTTCGCGGGCTGGAGGCGGTGTGCGCCGCGCTCGGGGAGGTGCTGCGCGCGGACGACCAACTGGTCTCGACCTACCGCAACCTCGGCGACGCCCTGGCCAAGGGCGTCAGTCTGCGGGCGATCATGGCCGAGCTCTACGGCCGCCTCGATGGGGTGTCCAAGGGCAAGGGCGGCTCGATGCACCTGCACGACACCACGGTCGGCTTCATGACCACCACCGGCATCGTCGGGTCCGGCCTGCCGATCACCCTCGGCCTCGGCCTGGGTGCGCAGTTGGACGGTTCGGACCGCGTGGTGGTGGTGACCTTCGGCGACGGGGCGACCTCCATCGGCGCCGCGCACGAAGCGCTCAACCTGGCCGTGCTGTGGCAGCTGCCGATCCTGTTCCTGTGCCAGAACAACCAGTGGGGCGAGCACACCCCGATCGCCGAGTACGCCGGGTCCACCGACCTGCGCGCCCGCGCCGAGGCCTACGGCATGGCCGCGCACCGGGTCGACGGCTTCGACCTGTTCGCCACCCTGGACTGCCTGCGCGACGCGGTCGCGTCGGTGCGCGCGGGCGGCGGGCCGGTGTTCGTCGAGGCGATGACCTACCGACTCACCGGACACACCGGCACGGCCGACTTCAGCTACGTGCCGGCCGATGAGCTCGCCGCCGCGATGGCCCGCGACCCCGCCCCGGTGTTCCGCGCGTGGTTGGTCGAGTCCGGGGCGCTGAGCGAGGGCGAGGCGAACGCGGTGGCGCACCGGGCCGAATCGGCGGTGGCCGACGCCTTCGCCTTCGCACAGGCCAGTCCGCTGCCCGGGCCCGACGAGCTGTGGACCGACGTGTTCGCCACCGATCTGATCAATTGGGAGGAGCGGTGA
- a CDS encoding acyl-CoA dehydrogenase family protein, whose translation MTLPDPAGWAVEVRAWLQDTVGTADPINRAPDLAVFRNLTDEQEADLLTAIRLYRRARYDAGYGALTLPVEHGGAGLPASFAALFAQLEVEFAVPPSTELISVTTGLVAPAVALYGTPALRERFVTPLLRTDLLACQLFSEPGAGSDLAAVACRAQLAGDDWVLDGQKVWSSGARHADLGLLLARTDPTVPKHAGITAFLVQLDLPGVTVRPIRQISGGASFNEVFLDQVRVPDEFRVGEVGQGWAVATATLAFERQASGAGTRRKGGSFDDVLALARAQGVSDDPVVRQQLADLYVRSVLKAWTSQRVARAAAAGVSPGPAGSVGKLVASDLLVRTGELAADLLGPQILADHGDGTFAWTEHLLGAPGYRLAGGSDQIQRNVIAERVLGLPAEPRMDKDVPFADLTKG comes from the coding sequence ATGACCCTCCCGGACCCGGCCGGCTGGGCCGTCGAGGTGCGCGCCTGGCTACAGGACACCGTCGGCACGGCCGACCCGATTAACCGCGCGCCCGACCTGGCCGTGTTCCGCAACCTGACCGACGAACAGGAGGCGGACCTGCTCACCGCGATCCGCCTCTACCGCCGGGCCCGCTACGACGCGGGGTACGGCGCGCTCACCCTGCCGGTCGAGCACGGCGGCGCGGGCCTACCGGCGTCCTTCGCGGCGTTGTTCGCCCAACTGGAGGTGGAGTTCGCGGTCCCGCCCTCCACCGAGCTGATCAGCGTCACCACCGGACTGGTCGCTCCGGCCGTCGCGCTGTACGGCACCCCCGCGCTGCGCGAGCGGTTCGTCACCCCACTGCTGCGCACCGACCTGCTGGCCTGCCAGCTCTTCAGCGAGCCCGGCGCCGGATCCGACCTGGCCGCGGTGGCCTGCCGGGCGCAGCTCGCCGGGGACGACTGGGTGCTGGACGGACAGAAGGTGTGGTCCTCCGGGGCCCGGCACGCCGACCTCGGTCTGCTGCTCGCCCGGACCGACCCGACGGTGCCCAAGCACGCCGGCATCACGGCCTTCCTCGTCCAGCTCGACCTGCCCGGCGTCACGGTCCGCCCGATCCGCCAGATCAGCGGGGGCGCCAGCTTCAACGAGGTCTTCCTGGACCAGGTGCGGGTACCCGATGAGTTCCGCGTCGGCGAGGTGGGCCAGGGCTGGGCGGTGGCCACCGCGACGCTGGCCTTCGAGCGGCAGGCCTCCGGCGCAGGCACCCGGCGCAAGGGCGGCTCGTTCGACGACGTGCTGGCGCTCGCCCGCGCGCAGGGCGTCAGCGATGATCCGGTGGTGCGCCAGCAGCTGGCCGATCTCTACGTGCGCAGTGTGCTGAAGGCCTGGACCTCGCAGCGGGTCGCCCGGGCGGCCGCGGCCGGCGTCTCCCCCGGCCCGGCGGGTTCGGTGGGCAAACTGGTGGCCTCCGACCTGCTGGTGCGCACCGGCGAGCTTGCCGCAGATCTGCTGGGGCCTCAGATTCTGGCGGACCACGGCGACGGCACCTTCGCCTGGACCGAACATCTCCTCGGCGCCCCGGGTTACCGGTTGGCGGGCGGCAGCGACCAGATCCAGCGCAACGTGATCGCCGAACGCGTCCTCGGTCTGCCTGCCGAGCCCCGGATGGACAAGGACGTGCCGTTCGCCGACCTGACCAAGGGCTGA
- a CDS encoding aromatic ring-hydroxylating dioxygenase subunit alpha gives MTLHDQRRPTRGVSYQALLDADSRPVPETYRWNVPADLGLADIPVPRYLSRAAHEAEKTHLWSRVWQVVCRVEQLAQVGDTFVYDIADRSFLVVRHAPGTEGLRAFPNACLHRGRALRDAPGRVEELQCSFHGFCWSLQGQLKRIPSEWDFPQVRAEEFELPRVLLGTWGGFVFLNPDPDAGSLLSFLGVLPDLFQRWPLEERYVRAHVTKVVNANWKLVQEAFMESYHVVTTHPQLLPGFGDANSQYDVFGNVARTISPRGVASPLIGWRPSEQQALDSTLDVRLDDPAVLEVPAGGTAREVLAESARVALRPALGSAVDLLCDAELVDSYFVNIFPNAHPWGAYNQIFYRFRPNGDDHRSALMEVMLLAPFAGERPPSAPEIKLGAEDHWRDAVEILGSLARVFDQDEFNLEAVQRGLLSTARTGVTLSAYQESRIRHFHHLYEQWVPGT, from the coding sequence GTGACGCTGCACGACCAGCGTCGTCCCACCCGCGGGGTGAGCTATCAGGCGCTGCTCGACGCGGACTCCCGGCCGGTCCCCGAGACCTACCGCTGGAACGTGCCCGCGGACCTCGGCCTGGCGGACATCCCGGTGCCCCGGTATCTCTCGCGCGCGGCCCACGAGGCGGAGAAAACCCACCTGTGGTCGCGGGTGTGGCAGGTGGTCTGTCGGGTGGAGCAACTGGCGCAGGTCGGGGACACGTTCGTCTACGACATCGCGGACCGATCGTTCCTGGTGGTCCGCCACGCCCCGGGCACCGAGGGACTGCGCGCCTTCCCGAACGCCTGCCTGCACCGCGGCCGCGCGCTGCGCGATGCACCGGGCCGGGTCGAGGAGCTGCAGTGCAGCTTCCACGGGTTCTGCTGGTCGCTGCAGGGACAGCTCAAGCGCATTCCGAGCGAGTGGGACTTCCCGCAGGTCCGGGCGGAGGAGTTCGAACTCCCCCGGGTACTCCTCGGCACCTGGGGCGGCTTCGTCTTTCTCAACCCCGATCCTGACGCAGGATCACTTCTCTCCTTCCTCGGGGTACTGCCCGACCTTTTCCAGCGCTGGCCGCTGGAGGAGCGCTACGTTCGCGCGCACGTCACCAAGGTGGTCAACGCCAACTGGAAATTGGTCCAGGAAGCTTTCATGGAGAGCTACCACGTGGTGACCACCCACCCCCAACTGTTGCCCGGCTTCGGCGATGCCAACAGCCAGTACGACGTCTTCGGCAATGTCGCGCGCACCATCTCCCCACGCGGGGTCGCGAGCCCGCTGATCGGGTGGCGCCCCAGCGAGCAGCAGGCGTTGGACTCGACGTTGGATGTGCGGCTCGACGACCCGGCGGTGCTCGAGGTCCCCGCGGGTGGGACGGCCCGCGAGGTGCTGGCCGAGTCCGCGCGGGTGGCGCTGCGCCCGGCGCTCGGCTCCGCGGTCGACCTGCTCTGCGACGCGGAACTCGTGGACAGCTACTTCGTCAACATCTTCCCCAACGCCCATCCGTGGGGCGCCTACAACCAAATCTTCTACCGGTTCCGGCCGAACGGTGACGACCACCGTTCGGCCCTGATGGAGGTCATGCTGCTGGCGCCGTTCGCCGGCGAACGCCCGCCGTCGGCGCCCGAGATCAAGCTCGGCGCGGAGGACCACTGGCGCGATGCGGTGGAGATCCTCGGCTCGCTGGCCCGGGTGTTCGACCAGGACGAGTTCAACCTCGAGGCCGTGCAACGCGGGTTGCTCAGCACCGCGCGCACCGGGGTGACGCTGTCCGCCTACCAGGAAAGCCGGATCCGGCACTTCCACCACCTCTACGAGCAGTGGGTCCCCGGCACGTGA
- a CDS encoding OB-fold domain-containing protein, with amino-acid sequence MSRPLAPELFASLDPLSLAGSRCPACATVQFPPAPQCAHCAADGPAPIALPTSGRIWTWTVQRFAPKAPYVSPASGFVPYPVGYVDLGEVLVETLLQVGDRSPAIGDEVHLRRAPVGTGEHFTYAFGA; translated from the coding sequence GTGAGCCGACCACTGGCCCCGGAACTGTTCGCCTCGCTGGATCCCCTGTCGCTGGCCGGCAGCCGTTGCCCCGCCTGCGCCACCGTGCAGTTCCCGCCCGCCCCCCAGTGTGCGCACTGCGCCGCGGACGGCCCCGCGCCGATCGCGCTGCCGACCAGTGGGCGCATCTGGACCTGGACCGTCCAGCGCTTCGCGCCCAAGGCGCCCTACGTCTCGCCCGCCTCCGGGTTCGTGCCTTACCCGGTCGGCTACGTCGACCTCGGCGAGGTGCTGGTCGAGACGCTGCTACAGGTCGGCGACCGGTCACCGGCGATCGGTGACGAGGTGCACCTGCGCCGCGCGCCGGTCGGTACCGGGGAGCACTTCACCTACGCGTTCGGCGCATGA